From Tachypleus tridentatus isolate NWPU-2018 chromosome 8, ASM421037v1, whole genome shotgun sequence, a single genomic window includes:
- the LOC143222850 gene encoding protein yippee-like 5 has protein sequence MGRIFLSHIGGSRLFCCASCDTILTNRSELISTRFTGATGRAFLFNRVVNLNYSEIQDRVMLTGRHMVRDVACKNCDTKLGWIYEFATEENQRYKEGRVILERALVTETSGIDENMGSA, from the exons ATGGGGAGAATTTTTTTATCTCATATCGGAGGCTCTCGACTTTTTTGCTGTGCAAGCTGTGACACTATTTTGACAAATCGCAGTGAACTGATCAGCACCAGGTTCACAGGAGCCACAGGACGAGCATTCCTATTTAACCGTGTTGTTAACCTAAATTATAG TGAAATTCAAGATAGGGTAATGTTAACAGGCAGACACATGGTTCGTGATGTAGCTTGTAAAAATTGTGACACTAAACTGGGATGGATCTATGAATTTGCTACAGAGGAGAACCAGCGATACAAGGAAGGCCGGGTCATTTTGGAACGGGCGCTGGTTACAGAAACTAGTGGAATAGATGAAAATATGGGCAGTGCCTGA